One region of Triticum aestivum cultivar Chinese Spring chromosome 6B, IWGSC CS RefSeq v2.1, whole genome shotgun sequence genomic DNA includes:
- the LOC123139905 gene encoding uncharacterized protein, which yields MELNRCRRGRRDSKREASNGGSLSELPAEVQACNGDMLRELPADLEAGDRDRLSELPADLLLNILERVGTLDAVKTCILSKKMQKLPTMLSQIVIDLSTDDLVRIHTVVANVTNKILNARSSKITIRKLKLKFFLSPSHCLSIGKCVGLAMADQKVDSAEFEILTPRNGHLCTEAYRLFFADQFNDFFRDCPDAFAGLTGLHLQYMRFGESDITNILSYCKQLESLSLFMCDEGVSSVLHVEHARLVELVISYCEFKTVELTFLPKLQRMTFNSWPSCAEHPLAIGFVPELSKLSLAKACFSHKTLKLSQLLANVPSVNDLSLEFRSEKMTEPRSQMSPPMPTTTWRPPTTRS from the exons ATGGAGCTTAATAGGTGTCGCCGCGGCCGACGTGAT TCGAAGAGAGAAGCTAGTAATGGGGGCTCCCTAAGCGAACTGCCTGCTGAAGTACAAGCTTGTAATGGGGACATGCTAAGGGAGCTGCCTGCTGACTTAGAAGCTGGCGATAGGGACAGGCTAAGCGAGCTGCCTGCTGATTTGCTGCTCAACATTCTGGAGAGGGTGGGTACCCTCGATGCTGTAAAAACCTGCATACTTTCCAAAAAAATGCAGAAGCTGCCCACTATGCTCTCGCAGATTGTGATTGATCTTAGCACTGATGACTTGGTCCGCATTCACACCGTCGTGGCCAATGTTACGAACAAGATCCTCAATGCAAGGTCTTCGAAGATCACCATTCGTAAGCTGAAGCTCAAATTCTTTTTGAGTCCTTCTCACTGTCTCTCCATTGGCAAATGTGTTGGCCTCGCCATGGCGGACCAGAAAGTGGACTCAGCTGAGTTTGAGATCTTGACGCCCAGGAATGGTCATCTTTGCACCGAAGCCTACCGCCTGTTCTTTGCTGACCAGTTCAATGATTTTTTTCGTGATTGCCCAGATGCATTTGCTGGCCTCACGGGGCTGCATCTACAATACATGAGGTTTGGTGAATCAGACATAACCAACATCCTAAGCTATTGCAAGCAGCTGGAGTCACTATCTTTGTTCATGTGTGACGAGGGGGTCTCTTCGGTGCTGCATGTAGAACACGCACGACTCGTGGAGCTTGTTATCTCCTATTGTGAATTCAAAACAGTGGAGCTCACCTTTCTACCAAAGCTCCAGCGGATGACCTTTAATAGTTGGCCCTCCTGTGCTGAACATCCCTTGGCTATTGGTTTTGTCCCTGAGCTTTCGAAGCTGAGCCTTGCTAAGGCATGTTTTTCACACAAGACACTCAAGCTAAGCCAGCTGCTTGCTAATGTCCCCTCCGTAAACGATCTGTCCCTGGAATTTCGAAGTGAAAAG